A region of Solea solea chromosome 7, fSolSol10.1, whole genome shotgun sequence DNA encodes the following proteins:
- the LOC131462154 gene encoding uncharacterized membrane protein C3orf80 homolog: MMPRLPGGGRTTSGTTGTLLSACLVSACAALRSCGEVQCGDGQQCCPPVVASNGSAGTAVRCCKLPIHIFFDNVGWFTRKLSGILILLLLFAMGYFIQRIICPRPRRHPHNDRGEEPSLFNGHASASQDSLLDRYPEYSLGDFTSPSLPSYDEVKYLPTYEESMQEMHRDRSDDNLLSEAERCGPCDVDSRGTAAGPRAADQRRDVLLEAPAPQHSPARTSRNSV; the protein is encoded by the coding sequence ATGATGCCCCGTCTGCCGGGCGGCGGCAGGACAACGAGCGGAACCACTGGCACCCTGCTATCGGCTTGTCTGGTCTCCGCTTGTGCTGCGCTCCGGAGCTGCGGGGAGGTCCAGTGCGGCGACGGCCAGCAGTGCTGCCCGCCCGTCGTGGCCAGCAACGGCAGCGCCGGCACCGCGGTGCGCTGCTGCAAACTCCCCATCcatattttttttgacaacGTGGGCTGGTTTACGCGGAAGCTGTCGGGAATCCTGATCCTGCTCCTGCTCTTTGCCATGGGCTACTTCAtccagcggatcatctgcccgCGGCCCCGCCGGCACCCGCACAACGACCGCGGCGAGGAGCCCTCCCTCTTTAACGGACACGCGTCAGCGTCCCAGGACTCCCTGCTGGACCGCTACCCAGAGTACAGCCTCGGGGACTTCACCTCCCCGAGTCTGCCATCTTATGACGAGGTGAAATACTTACCCACGTACGAGGAGAGCATGCAGGAGATGCACAGAGACCGATCCGATGACAACTTGCTGTCGGAGGCTGAGCGGTGCGGACCATGCGATGTGGACAGCAGGGGGACAGCTGCGGGACCGAGGGCTGCAGACCAGAGGCGGGATGTCCTGCTGGAGGCGCCCGCACCGCAACACAGCCCTGCAAGGACATCACGGAACTCTGTGTGA